The DNA window CGCGACCAGGCTGGAGATCTCCGAACGCACCGTGGACGCTCACCTCCAGAACATCCGCAACAAGCTCGGCATGGAGAAGCGCGCCCAGATCGCCGCCTGGGCTTCCGCGCACCTGCCGAAGGGCGCGCGGGCTTAGACTCCGACCGACTCGCTTTCGCCCACGGCTCTCCCGGTCTTTCCCCTGGTACTTAGGTCCTTCCTCGGATGGCGGCGGTCCAGCCGAAGCGCAAGATAGGTGGACAGCGAGACATGCGTCCTGGACCGGAGCCCTTGGCTGTGGCGCGGCGCAGGGGAGCCCGGAGCCGGGCGCTTCGCAAAAGGAGGAACTGCCAATGGGAAGGCGTCTGGTTCTTGCCGCCGCCGTCTTGCTCGCGGGGGCGTTCCTGCTGTCGACGACCGCGGTCGCCCAGCAGACCATCGTGCCCGGATCCCTGGTCGTCAAAGCGCTCACGGAGAAGAAGGTGACGTCGTTGCCGGTGGGTCGGCCGCGGCTCTACTGGCGGATCGAAACATTTCCCACTCTCGTTCAAGCGCAGGCGGCGGCCACCGGACCCTGGGCGCTGGCCGCTGAGGCCTTCGGGAGCGCCTGGCTCTTCAGGCTGGGACCCAAGGGCATGGTTTCTTCAGGTGGGACCCATGCGGCCGAGGTCGGCCCCCTCCCGCCGGTACGGGCGACGGAGTATCTCCTCCGGATCAATCAAGCCACCGGCGCGCCCGGCAGCATCACCACCGTGCACACTCATCCGGGAACTGAAGCCTTCTACGTGCTTGCAGGAGAGGGATGCCTGCACACGTCCGGCGGTGTGCTCCGCATCCCGGTCGGTCGGGCCACGGCAGGGGCGGAGGCGGAAGTCCCCGTCCAGGTCTCAAGTTGCGGCTCGACGGAGTTGCGCCAGTTGATCATGTTTGTGGTGGATGCGAACAGGCCGTTCTCATCTCCGGCCGTGTTCCACCATTGAGCGGGCCTTTGGAGGAGGGCGGCCGACCGCGTAGACAGTCCCAGCGCCCTGCCGCTATGCTTGCCGCATGACCCTGCGCGTGAGCTGGCGGCAGGCGCTGGCCTGGCGAATGCGGCGCCACCTGCTGGATCCGGTGGGAACGCTGCCCGTCGCCGGCGTGGTCCGCCGCCTCTGCGCCGTCCAGACGCAGGTCGCCTCATCCGCCGAACTCGCCGTCCGCCTCCGACGTGAGCGATCGCGGCCTGGCGAGGTCGCCCGCGCCCTGGCCGAGGGTCGCCTCATCAAGACCTGGGCGATGCGCGGGGCGCTCCACCTGCTCACCCCGGAGGACGGCGGCGCCTTCCTCTCGCTGATCGCCGCGGGACGGCGCTG is part of the Armatimonadota bacterium genome and encodes:
- a CDS encoding cupin domain-containing protein; the encoded protein is MGRRLVLAAAVLLAGAFLLSTTAVAQQTIVPGSLVVKALTEKKVTSLPVGRPRLYWRIETFPTLVQAQAAATGPWALAAEAFGSAWLFRLGPKGMVSSGGTHAAEVGPLPPVRATEYLLRINQATGAPGSITTVHTHPGTEAFYVLAGEGCLHTSGGVLRIPVGRATAGAEAEVPVQVSSCGSTELRQLIMFVVDANRPFSSPAVFHH